GGCCTTGGGAAGCAGCGTTCCGGCGGCCGCGATGCCCGCCGCCGCGCCCGTAGTCATGAGGAACTGCCTTCGGTGGAGTTTTCTCATGTCAGTGCAGGGGTATGCTTTGACCGGCATAGACCACCGTGAGTCGCATCGCGTAAATTCCGAGGAGGACGAGAACCGAAGCCACATTCGCGGAGGCGAGCGAACCCCGAAACGGCTTCACAAAGATCAGAATCAGGGGAATCAGACTCCCAAGGAACACCTCCACGCCCAGGAACAGGAACGTGAACTTCCCGTGGAGGAGGAGCTGAGCCACGTAGTACTCCTCCGCCTTGGAGGTCAGGAGGACCAGGATGTCGTTGGAAATCAGGAAGAGGTCCACGATGATCACCGCACCGAGGAATTTCACCAGATTCAGGATCAGCCCCTTCTCGACCTCCGTTTCCTTGGGATCGCGTTTCTTGGCCGCCCAGCGGTTGTAGATCGAGGCAGCCACAACCATGAGCGCGAAGCCGGAGACCATGGCGGAGACGAGGAAGAGCGTCGGCATGAGCGCCGTGCTCCACAGGGGCCGGCCTTTTCCAAGGGCGAGAATGAATCCCGTGTAGCCGTGCACACACACTGCGAGCGGGATGCCAATGATGCCGATGAGCTTGGCCGCCTTCTGCCTCCCCGTGAAGAGCGCCCACGCGTAAAGCGTTGCATTGAGTGGATAGGAAGTCAGGAGGAAAGTGCCGTAGGTGATGGGGGACGTCATATGGAGATAGACGAAGAGGTACCAGAACCGCGTCGGCTGCTCGAGATCGATGACAAGGAAAAGAGGGGCGATGACGAGGGCCAACGGCGCCATGATGGAGCCGATCTTTGCGAGAGCCTTGTACTCGGTGCGGCCGCCGAGGACGGCGATAACGGAGATGACGAACGATCCGGCGGAGATGCCCGTGAGGTAGAAGTAGGTGGCGATTTCCTTCCCCAGGGGGATGACGTGCGGGGTGTTGAAAAGCGTTTGTGCTTCCACCCTATTCCTCCTCCCAGCCTTTGAGAGGATCGGCGGCGTCCAGATCAAGGCCGATGTAAAACACCCGGGGGTTCGTACCCATTTCCGGTTTGAGCACGCTGACCGGTTCCGTGGCCAGGATTTGGGAGATCTCGCTGTTTGGATCGTTCATGTCCCCGAAGATCCGGGCTCGACCGATGCACGTTTCCACACAGGCCGGCACAAGCCCCGCATCCACCCGATGGTCGCAGAACGTGCATTTCTGCACGTATTTCTTGAGGGGATTCACGTATCGCACGTCGTATGGGCACGAGGCCATGCAGTACTTGCAGCCGATGCACCGGTGCTGGTCGATCATCACGATCCCATCCTCCCGTTGCCAGGTCGCTTCAACGGGGCAGTTGGCCAGACAGATCGGTTTCTCGCAGTTATTGCAAAGGATGGGGACGAACGAGCGGGAGACATGCGGGTACTTCCCTTTTTCGACGACCTTCACCCATGTGCGGAATACGCCTGGCGGGACGTCGTTCTCCTCCTTGCAGGCCACCGTGCAGGACTGGCAGCCGATGCAGCGGCGGAGGTCGATGACCATCGCGTAGCGCTTCCTGCCTGCCTTTCCCGCGGCCGGACCTTTGGCGCCCTCGTGACCGACCCGGTGGGCGAGCCCTTCGCGGCCCGCAGACGCAGCCGTTCCGGGCAGTCCGCCAGCCTCTTTCTCCTTCGCAGCCATATTGACAGCCCTTCGGGATGTTCCGGGAAACGGTTCCCGGGCCCTTCAGCCGCTATTTCTCGTCTTCTTCTTCTTCTTCCTCGGCTGCGCCGGCGCCCTCTTCCTCGGGCGTGACAGCGACCTTGGTCTTCCGAGCTGCCAGCCACTCGGTGAGGGTCTTCAGCTCTTCGTCCGTGCCCTTGAATTTCTTCTTGTGGCCGACCTTCTTGGATTTATCGAAATGCGACTCGATCTTCACTTCCTTCTTCAGCCATTTGGTGAAGAACGCGGCGTCTTGTTCCGCTCCGACGTTGGAGAGATCCGGCCCCTTCTTGGCCTTGCCGGTTTTCTTGCTGATTTTTTTCTCGATGGCTTCCGCCTTGACCAAGTGGCAGTCGTTACACTTCTTCTCCAGGAAGATGTCTTTTCCTGAAGCGGCGAACGTCGCCGAAGGCAGCGCCGCCGCCAGGAACGGCGCCACGACGAACAGCGAAACAAGCCTGCGCATCATCGGGATTCCTCCTTTTCCAAATAGGCGTCCGGTCGGACGACCTCGGTATTTATGGGTGTCTCCACTCAGATCACCTTTCTGCGGGAGGGTAACAACCGTTCCCGGTGTCGCCCATGACCACGGTCAACACTTGTAAGCGTTCAGCCATCAGCCGTCAGCAATCAGCTTCAGGATCCGGAATCAGGGGACCGGCCGTCTCTCGTCCTCTTCCTCTTCCTGCGGCCCAAGCGGATGGCCGAGAGCTTAGAGCGTCTAACAGAATGCGTAGGGGAGGGTCTTCAGACCCTCCCGACAAGAGGGAGCATCTG
The nucleotide sequence above comes from Nitrospirota bacterium. Encoded proteins:
- the nrfD gene encoding polysulfide reductase NrfD, which encodes MEAQTLFNTPHVIPLGKEIATYFYLTGISAGSFVISVIAVLGGRTEYKALAKIGSIMAPLALVIAPLFLVIDLEQPTRFWYLFVYLHMTSPITYGTFLLTSYPLNATLYAWALFTGRQKAAKLIGIIGIPLAVCVHGYTGFILALGKGRPLWSTALMPTLFLVSAMVSGFALMVVAASIYNRWAAKKRDPKETEVEKGLILNLVKFLGAVIIVDLFLISNDILVLLTSKAEEYYVAQLLLHGKFTFLFLGVEVFLGSLIPLILIFVKPFRGSLASANVASVLVLLGIYAMRLTVVYAGQSIPLH
- a CDS encoding 4Fe-4S dicluster domain-containing protein yields the protein MAAKEKEAGGLPGTAASAGREGLAHRVGHEGAKGPAAGKAGRKRYAMVIDLRRCIGCQSCTVACKEENDVPPGVFRTWVKVVEKGKYPHVSRSFVPILCNNCEKPICLANCPVEATWQREDGIVMIDQHRCIGCKYCMASCPYDVRYVNPLKKYVQKCTFCDHRVDAGLVPACVETCIGRARIFGDMNDPNSEISQILATEPVSVLKPEMGTNPRVFYIGLDLDAADPLKGWEEE
- a CDS encoding c-type cytochrome, producing MRRLVSLFVVAPFLAAALPSATFAASGKDIFLEKKCNDCHLVKAEAIEKKISKKTGKAKKGPDLSNVGAEQDAAFFTKWLKKEVKIESHFDKSKKVGHKKKFKGTDEELKTLTEWLAARKTKVAVTPEEEGAGAAEEEEEEDEK